A genomic window from Hippocampus zosterae strain Florida chromosome 13, ASM2543408v3, whole genome shotgun sequence includes:
- the knop1 gene encoding lysine-rich nucleolar protein 1 isoform X14 yields the protein MNEMCKTNSDEVLFISETIAPSVQMTVVIDQAKRLALQRDIDLESLPKQLSKLSTALVQRPEEKMKMKIENLTHENVEKKIKKCKKEPTSPTKINDPAVADRTAQRIEKKKKKVKKEDSVVEVQESFEVGEEEKEKKKKMVNGCDIINGNGKETKLTDCQEGPEKTSHEKKSKNKTHINEEIVTPVDENIAKEAKKEKNEVHDKKVAKKAKKEKNEVHDKKAAKKEQNEVHDKKVAKKAKKEQNEVHDKKVAKKAKKEQNQVHDTNGYHVTDDSLVVKKKMNKKREKEKSECKKKKRKDSETQTKHETVWQQEEADNVLKTTKKQQNKTPHTIAEDNLKHKKKRKKITAEQDETTAKKKKKTAEPKLAGSQVATETPEEVCEPKPKRKKKKNASPDNDKSEDSNKEAAREEKAAKSDAGVEEGETKRKKKGEKAKKRKSSELDTRDETASTKKKKRKVEEPKQEETVDREPSKKRKRKSSVEVGNHLEEVYPDSSMKEKKKEKKKKEEKKKKKKGMKEELDNHVDVPHGDVVFLSEKSGNTDELNINQERRQALQMEVDKASYPQKVAQPSGFGQWSTAQFESSQQQQKFLRLMGGFKKDSQPAAAESPRTANMALGKNGQERLQQGLVEEFERAHSRRVDFNSRGVGLGFCESTKKKFFIDKNLRRSVRFDD from the exons atgaatgaaatgtgcaaA acgaaTTCCGATGAAGTGCTCTTTATTTCTGAAACGATTGCACCTTCAGTCCAGATGACTGTTGTCATTGATCAG GCGAAGCGGCTTGCTCTACAACGGGACATTGATCTGGAATCTCTCCCAAAGCAGCTCTCAAAG CTCTCCACGGCTCTTGTGCAAAGACCTGAGGagaagatgaaaatgaaaattgagAATCTGACACATGAGAATGTTGAGAAGAAAATCAAGAAATGCAAGAAAGAACCAACCTCACCGACAAAAATTAACGACCCCGCAGTTGCTGACAGGACAGCACAGCGtatagaaaagaaaaagaagaaagtaaaaaaagagGACTCGGTTGTTGAAGTCCAGGAGTCTTTCGAAGTAggtgaggaggagaaagagaaaaagaagaaaatggtgaATGGTTGTGATATAATCAATGGAAATGGCAAAGAAACAAAGCTAACTGACTGTCAAGAAGGACCTGAGAAAACAAGTCATGagaaaaaatcaaagaataaaACTCATATTAACGAGGAAATTGTTACTCCAGTCGATGAGAACATAGCAAAGGaagccaagaaagaaaaaaatgaggttCATGACAAGAAGGTGGCAAAGAaagccaagaaagaaaaaaatgaggttCATGACAAGAAGGCGGCCAAGAAAGAACAAAATGAG GTTCATGACAAGAAGGTGGCAAAGAAAGCCAAGAAAGAACAAAATGAG GTTCATGACAAGAAGGTGGCAAAGAAAGCCAAGAAAGAACAAAATCAGGTTCATGATACTAATGGTTATCACGTGACTGATGACAGTCTAGTCGTCAAAAAGAAGATGAATAAGAaacgagaaaaagaaaaaagtgagtgtaaaaagaaaaagcggAAAGATAgcgaaacacaaacaaaacatgaaactgTTTGGCAGCAGGAAGAAGCAGACAACGTACTAAAGACAACcaagaaacaacaaaataagacgCCACATACGATTGCAGAGGACAATCTTAAACACAAGAAAAAGCGGAAAAAGATCACAGCGGAACAGGATGAAACAACtgcaaaaaagaagaagaaaaccgcTGAACCGAAATTAGCGGGGAGTCAAGTGGCCACAGAAACACCTGAAGAGGTTTGTGAGCCGAAgccgaagaggaaaaaaaagaagaatgcttcaCCGGACAATGACAAATCTGAGGATTCCAATAAAGAAGCAGCACGGGAAGAAAAAGCCGCAAAGAGTGACGCGGGCGTCGAGGAGGGTGAGACTAaacgaaagaagaaaggagaaaaggcCAAAAAGAGAAAGTCTTCTGAGCTCGACACACGAGACGAGACTGCAtcgacaaagaagaagaaacgaaAAGTAGAAGAGCCGAAACAGGAGGAAACAGTAGACCGGGAaccgagcaaaaaaagaaaaaggaagagtTCTGTTGAGGTAGGGAATCACCTGGAGGAAGTGTATCCTGACTCCAGcatgaaagagaagaagaaagagaagaagaagaaggaggagaagaagaagaagaagaagggaatGAAAGAAGAGTTGGACAATCACGTG GATGTTCCCCACGGGGATGTGGTCTTCTTGTCAGAGAAGAGCGGAAACACTGACGAGCTGAACATCAACCAG GAAAGGCGACAGGCTTTACAGATGGAAGTCGATAAGGCCTCTTACCCTCAAAAGGTGGCACAACCTTCA gggTTTGGTCAGTGGAGCACCGCACAGTTTGAAAGctctcagcagcagcagaagttCCTCAGGTTGATGGGCGGCTTCAAGAAGGACTCGCAGCCAGCTGCGGCTGAAAGCCCGAGAACGGCAAATATGGCACTGGGCAAGAACGGACAAGAGCGTCTGCAGCAAGGACTCGTTGAAGAGTTTGAGCGGGCACACTCGCGCCGAGTAGACTTCAACAGCAGAGGTGTGGGACTTGGGTTTTGTGAATCGACCAAAAAGAAATTCTTTATCGACAAGAATCTACGTCGATCTGTCCGCTTTGATGACTGA
- the knop1 gene encoding lysine-rich nucleolar protein 1 isoform X2 — translation MNEMCKTNSDEVLFISETIAPSVQMTVVIDQAKRLALQRDIDLESLPKQLSKLSTALVQRPEEKMKMKIENLTHENVEKKIKKCKKEPTSPTKINDPAVADRTAQRIEKKKKKVKKEDSVVEVQESFEVGEEEKEKKKKMVNGCDIINGNGKETKLTDCQEGPEKTSHEKKSKNKTHINEEIVTPVDENIAKEAKKEKNEVHDKKVAKKAKKEKNEVHDKKAAKKEQNEVHDKKVAKKAKKEQNEVHDKKAAKKAEKEQNEVHDKKVAKKAKKEQNQVHDTNGYHVTDDSLVVKKKMNKKREKEKSECKKKKRKDSETQTKHETVWQQEEADNVLKTTKKQQNKTPHTIAEDNLKHKKKRKKITAEQDETTAKKKKKTAEPKLAGSQVATETPEEVCEPKPKRKKKKNASPDNDKSEDSNKEAAREEKAAKSDAGVEEGETKRKKKGEKAKKRKSSELDTRDETASTKKKKRKVEEPKQEETVDREPSKKRKRKSSVEVGNHLEEVYPDSSMKEKKKEKKKKEEKKKKKKGMKEELDNHVDVPHGDVVFLSEKSGNTDELNINQERRQALQMEVDKASYPQKVAQPSGFGQWSTAQFESSQQQQKFLRLMGGFKKDSQPAAAESPRTANMALGKNGQERLQQGLVEEFERAHSRRVDFNSRGVGLGFCESTKKKFFIDKNLRRSVRFDD, via the exons atgaatgaaatgtgcaaA acgaaTTCCGATGAAGTGCTCTTTATTTCTGAAACGATTGCACCTTCAGTCCAGATGACTGTTGTCATTGATCAG GCGAAGCGGCTTGCTCTACAACGGGACATTGATCTGGAATCTCTCCCAAAGCAGCTCTCAAAG CTCTCCACGGCTCTTGTGCAAAGACCTGAGGagaagatgaaaatgaaaattgagAATCTGACACATGAGAATGTTGAGAAGAAAATCAAGAAATGCAAGAAAGAACCAACCTCACCGACAAAAATTAACGACCCCGCAGTTGCTGACAGGACAGCACAGCGtatagaaaagaaaaagaagaaagtaaaaaaagagGACTCGGTTGTTGAAGTCCAGGAGTCTTTCGAAGTAggtgaggaggagaaagagaaaaagaagaaaatggtgaATGGTTGTGATATAATCAATGGAAATGGCAAAGAAACAAAGCTAACTGACTGTCAAGAAGGACCTGAGAAAACAAGTCATGagaaaaaatcaaagaataaaACTCATATTAACGAGGAAATTGTTACTCCAGTCGATGAGAACATAGCAAAGGaagccaagaaagaaaaaaatgaggttCATGACAAGAAGGTGGCAAAGAaagccaagaaagaaaaaaatgag GTTCATGACAAGAAGGCGGCCAAGAAAGAACAAAATGAGGTTCATGACAAGAAGGTGGCAAAGAAAGCCAAGAAAGAACAAAATGAGGTTCATGACAAGAAGGCGGCAAAGAAAGCCGAGAAAGAACAAAATGAGGTTCATGACAAGAAGGTGGCAAAGAAAGCCAAGAAAGAACAAAATCAGGTTCATGATACTAATGGTTATCACGTGACTGATGACAGTCTAGTCGTCAAAAAGAAGATGAATAAGAaacgagaaaaagaaaaaagtgagtgtaaaaagaaaaagcggAAAGATAgcgaaacacaaacaaaacatgaaactgTTTGGCAGCAGGAAGAAGCAGACAACGTACTAAAGACAACcaagaaacaacaaaataagacgCCACATACGATTGCAGAGGACAATCTTAAACACAAGAAAAAGCGGAAAAAGATCACAGCGGAACAGGATGAAACAACtgcaaaaaagaagaagaaaaccgcTGAACCGAAATTAGCGGGGAGTCAAGTGGCCACAGAAACACCTGAAGAGGTTTGTGAGCCGAAgccgaagaggaaaaaaaagaagaatgcttcaCCGGACAATGACAAATCTGAGGATTCCAATAAAGAAGCAGCACGGGAAGAAAAAGCCGCAAAGAGTGACGCGGGCGTCGAGGAGGGTGAGACTAaacgaaagaagaaaggagaaaaggcCAAAAAGAGAAAGTCTTCTGAGCTCGACACACGAGACGAGACTGCAtcgacaaagaagaagaaacgaaAAGTAGAAGAGCCGAAACAGGAGGAAACAGTAGACCGGGAaccgagcaaaaaaagaaaaaggaagagtTCTGTTGAGGTAGGGAATCACCTGGAGGAAGTGTATCCTGACTCCAGcatgaaagagaagaagaaagagaagaagaagaaggaggagaagaagaagaagaagaagggaatGAAAGAAGAGTTGGACAATCACGTG GATGTTCCCCACGGGGATGTGGTCTTCTTGTCAGAGAAGAGCGGAAACACTGACGAGCTGAACATCAACCAG GAAAGGCGACAGGCTTTACAGATGGAAGTCGATAAGGCCTCTTACCCTCAAAAGGTGGCACAACCTTCA gggTTTGGTCAGTGGAGCACCGCACAGTTTGAAAGctctcagcagcagcagaagttCCTCAGGTTGATGGGCGGCTTCAAGAAGGACTCGCAGCCAGCTGCGGCTGAAAGCCCGAGAACGGCAAATATGGCACTGGGCAAGAACGGACAAGAGCGTCTGCAGCAAGGACTCGTTGAAGAGTTTGAGCGGGCACACTCGCGCCGAGTAGACTTCAACAGCAGAGGTGTGGGACTTGGGTTTTGTGAATCGACCAAAAAGAAATTCTTTATCGACAAGAATCTACGTCGATCTGTCCGCTTTGATGACTGA
- the knop1 gene encoding lysine-rich nucleolar protein 1 isoform X9 codes for MNEMCKTNSDEVLFISETIAPSVQMTVVIDQAKRLALQRDIDLESLPKQLSKLSTALVQRPEEKMKMKIENLTHENVEKKIKKCKKEPTSPTKINDPAVADRTAQRIEKKKKKVKKEDSVVEVQESFEVGEEEKEKKKKMVNGCDIINGNGKETKLTDCQEGPEKTSHEKKSKNKTHINEEIVTPVDENIAKEAKKEKNEVHDKKVAKKAKKEKNEVHDKKVAKKAKKEQNEVHDKKAAKKAEKEQNEVHDKKVAKKAKKEQNQVHDTNGYHVTDDSLVVKKKMNKKREKEKSECKKKKRKDSETQTKHETVWQQEEADNVLKTTKKQQNKTPHTIAEDNLKHKKKRKKITAEQDETTAKKKKKTAEPKLAGSQVATETPEEVCEPKPKRKKKKNASPDNDKSEDSNKEAAREEKAAKSDAGVEEGETKRKKKGEKAKKRKSSELDTRDETASTKKKKRKVEEPKQEETVDREPSKKRKRKSSVEVGNHLEEVYPDSSMKEKKKEKKKKEEKKKKKKGMKEELDNHVDVPHGDVVFLSEKSGNTDELNINQERRQALQMEVDKASYPQKVAQPSGFGQWSTAQFESSQQQQKFLRLMGGFKKDSQPAAAESPRTANMALGKNGQERLQQGLVEEFERAHSRRVDFNSRGVGLGFCESTKKKFFIDKNLRRSVRFDD; via the exons atgaatgaaatgtgcaaA acgaaTTCCGATGAAGTGCTCTTTATTTCTGAAACGATTGCACCTTCAGTCCAGATGACTGTTGTCATTGATCAG GCGAAGCGGCTTGCTCTACAACGGGACATTGATCTGGAATCTCTCCCAAAGCAGCTCTCAAAG CTCTCCACGGCTCTTGTGCAAAGACCTGAGGagaagatgaaaatgaaaattgagAATCTGACACATGAGAATGTTGAGAAGAAAATCAAGAAATGCAAGAAAGAACCAACCTCACCGACAAAAATTAACGACCCCGCAGTTGCTGACAGGACAGCACAGCGtatagaaaagaaaaagaagaaagtaaaaaaagagGACTCGGTTGTTGAAGTCCAGGAGTCTTTCGAAGTAggtgaggaggagaaagagaaaaagaagaaaatggtgaATGGTTGTGATATAATCAATGGAAATGGCAAAGAAACAAAGCTAACTGACTGTCAAGAAGGACCTGAGAAAACAAGTCATGagaaaaaatcaaagaataaaACTCATATTAACGAGGAAATTGTTACTCCAGTCGATGAGAACATAGCAAAGGaagccaagaaagaaaaaaatgaggttCATGACAAGAAGGTGGCAAAGAaagccaagaaagaaaaaaatgag GTTCATGACAAGAAGGTGGCAAAGAAAGCCAAGAAAGAACAAAATGAGGTTCATGACAAGAAGGCGGCAAAGAAAGCCGAGAAAGAACAAAATGAGGTTCATGACAAGAAGGTGGCAAAGAAAGCCAAGAAAGAACAAAATCAGGTTCATGATACTAATGGTTATCACGTGACTGATGACAGTCTAGTCGTCAAAAAGAAGATGAATAAGAaacgagaaaaagaaaaaagtgagtgtaaaaagaaaaagcggAAAGATAgcgaaacacaaacaaaacatgaaactgTTTGGCAGCAGGAAGAAGCAGACAACGTACTAAAGACAACcaagaaacaacaaaataagacgCCACATACGATTGCAGAGGACAATCTTAAACACAAGAAAAAGCGGAAAAAGATCACAGCGGAACAGGATGAAACAACtgcaaaaaagaagaagaaaaccgcTGAACCGAAATTAGCGGGGAGTCAAGTGGCCACAGAAACACCTGAAGAGGTTTGTGAGCCGAAgccgaagaggaaaaaaaagaagaatgcttcaCCGGACAATGACAAATCTGAGGATTCCAATAAAGAAGCAGCACGGGAAGAAAAAGCCGCAAAGAGTGACGCGGGCGTCGAGGAGGGTGAGACTAaacgaaagaagaaaggagaaaaggcCAAAAAGAGAAAGTCTTCTGAGCTCGACACACGAGACGAGACTGCAtcgacaaagaagaagaaacgaaAAGTAGAAGAGCCGAAACAGGAGGAAACAGTAGACCGGGAaccgagcaaaaaaagaaaaaggaagagtTCTGTTGAGGTAGGGAATCACCTGGAGGAAGTGTATCCTGACTCCAGcatgaaagagaagaagaaagagaagaagaagaaggaggagaagaagaagaagaagaagggaatGAAAGAAGAGTTGGACAATCACGTG GATGTTCCCCACGGGGATGTGGTCTTCTTGTCAGAGAAGAGCGGAAACACTGACGAGCTGAACATCAACCAG GAAAGGCGACAGGCTTTACAGATGGAAGTCGATAAGGCCTCTTACCCTCAAAAGGTGGCACAACCTTCA gggTTTGGTCAGTGGAGCACCGCACAGTTTGAAAGctctcagcagcagcagaagttCCTCAGGTTGATGGGCGGCTTCAAGAAGGACTCGCAGCCAGCTGCGGCTGAAAGCCCGAGAACGGCAAATATGGCACTGGGCAAGAACGGACAAGAGCGTCTGCAGCAAGGACTCGTTGAAGAGTTTGAGCGGGCACACTCGCGCCGAGTAGACTTCAACAGCAGAGGTGTGGGACTTGGGTTTTGTGAATCGACCAAAAAGAAATTCTTTATCGACAAGAATCTACGTCGATCTGTCCGCTTTGATGACTGA
- the knop1 gene encoding lysine-rich nucleolar protein 1 isoform X3 translates to MNEMCKTNSDEVLFISETIAPSVQMTVVIDQAKRLALQRDIDLESLPKQLSKLSTALVQRPEEKMKMKIENLTHENVEKKIKKCKKEPTSPTKINDPAVADRTAQRIEKKKKKVKKEDSVVEVQESFEVGEEEKEKKKKMVNGCDIINGNGKETKLTDCQEGPEKTSHEKKSKNKTHINEEIVTPVDENIAKEAKKEKNEVHDKKVAKKAKKEKNEVHDKKAAKKEQNEVHDKKVAKKAKKEQNEVHDKKAAKKAEKEQNEVHDKKVAKKAKKEQNQVHDTNGYHVTDDSLVVKKKMNKKREKEKSECKKKKRKDSETQTKHETVWQQEEADNVLKTTKKQQNKTPHTIAEDNLKHKKKRKKITAEQDETTAKKKKKTAEPKLAGSQVATETPEEVCEPKPKRKKKKNASPDNDKSEDSNKEAAREEKAAKSDAGVEEGETKRKKKGEKAKKRKSSELDTRDETASTKKKKRKVEEPKQEETVDREPSKKRKRKSSVEVGNHLEEVYPDSSMKEKKKEKKKKEEKKKKKKGMKEELDNHVDVPHGDVVFLSEKSGNTDELNINQERRQALQMEVDKASYPQKVAQPSGFGQWSTAQFESSQQQQKFLRLMGGFKKDSQPAAAESPRTANMALGKNGQERLQQGLVEEFERAHSRRVDFNSRGVGLGFCESTKKKFFIDKNLRRSVRFDD, encoded by the exons atgaatgaaatgtgcaaA acgaaTTCCGATGAAGTGCTCTTTATTTCTGAAACGATTGCACCTTCAGTCCAGATGACTGTTGTCATTGATCAG GCGAAGCGGCTTGCTCTACAACGGGACATTGATCTGGAATCTCTCCCAAAGCAGCTCTCAAAG CTCTCCACGGCTCTTGTGCAAAGACCTGAGGagaagatgaaaatgaaaattgagAATCTGACACATGAGAATGTTGAGAAGAAAATCAAGAAATGCAAGAAAGAACCAACCTCACCGACAAAAATTAACGACCCCGCAGTTGCTGACAGGACAGCACAGCGtatagaaaagaaaaagaagaaagtaaaaaaagagGACTCGGTTGTTGAAGTCCAGGAGTCTTTCGAAGTAggtgaggaggagaaagagaaaaagaagaaaatggtgaATGGTTGTGATATAATCAATGGAAATGGCAAAGAAACAAAGCTAACTGACTGTCAAGAAGGACCTGAGAAAACAAGTCATGagaaaaaatcaaagaataaaACTCATATTAACGAGGAAATTGTTACTCCAGTCGATGAGAACATAGCAAAGGaagccaagaaagaaaaaaatgaggttCATGACAAGAAGGTGGCAAAGAaagccaagaaagaaaaaaatgaggttCATGACAAGAAGGCGGCCAAGAAAGAACAAAATGAG GTTCATGACAAGAAGGTGGCAAAGAAAGCCAAGAAAGAACAAAATGAGGTTCATGACAAGAAGGCGGCAAAGAAAGCCGAGAAAGAACAAAATGAGGTTCATGACAAGAAGGTGGCAAAGAAAGCCAAGAAAGAACAAAATCAGGTTCATGATACTAATGGTTATCACGTGACTGATGACAGTCTAGTCGTCAAAAAGAAGATGAATAAGAaacgagaaaaagaaaaaagtgagtgtaaaaagaaaaagcggAAAGATAgcgaaacacaaacaaaacatgaaactgTTTGGCAGCAGGAAGAAGCAGACAACGTACTAAAGACAACcaagaaacaacaaaataagacgCCACATACGATTGCAGAGGACAATCTTAAACACAAGAAAAAGCGGAAAAAGATCACAGCGGAACAGGATGAAACAACtgcaaaaaagaagaagaaaaccgcTGAACCGAAATTAGCGGGGAGTCAAGTGGCCACAGAAACACCTGAAGAGGTTTGTGAGCCGAAgccgaagaggaaaaaaaagaagaatgcttcaCCGGACAATGACAAATCTGAGGATTCCAATAAAGAAGCAGCACGGGAAGAAAAAGCCGCAAAGAGTGACGCGGGCGTCGAGGAGGGTGAGACTAaacgaaagaagaaaggagaaaaggcCAAAAAGAGAAAGTCTTCTGAGCTCGACACACGAGACGAGACTGCAtcgacaaagaagaagaaacgaaAAGTAGAAGAGCCGAAACAGGAGGAAACAGTAGACCGGGAaccgagcaaaaaaagaaaaaggaagagtTCTGTTGAGGTAGGGAATCACCTGGAGGAAGTGTATCCTGACTCCAGcatgaaagagaagaagaaagagaagaagaagaaggaggagaagaagaagaagaagaagggaatGAAAGAAGAGTTGGACAATCACGTG GATGTTCCCCACGGGGATGTGGTCTTCTTGTCAGAGAAGAGCGGAAACACTGACGAGCTGAACATCAACCAG GAAAGGCGACAGGCTTTACAGATGGAAGTCGATAAGGCCTCTTACCCTCAAAAGGTGGCACAACCTTCA gggTTTGGTCAGTGGAGCACCGCACAGTTTGAAAGctctcagcagcagcagaagttCCTCAGGTTGATGGGCGGCTTCAAGAAGGACTCGCAGCCAGCTGCGGCTGAAAGCCCGAGAACGGCAAATATGGCACTGGGCAAGAACGGACAAGAGCGTCTGCAGCAAGGACTCGTTGAAGAGTTTGAGCGGGCACACTCGCGCCGAGTAGACTTCAACAGCAGAGGTGTGGGACTTGGGTTTTGTGAATCGACCAAAAAGAAATTCTTTATCGACAAGAATCTACGTCGATCTGTCCGCTTTGATGACTGA
- the knop1 gene encoding lysine-rich nucleolar protein 1 isoform X17, with product MNEMCKTNSDEVLFISETIAPSVQMTVVIDQAKRLALQRDIDLESLPKQLSKLSTALVQRPEEKMKMKIENLTHENVEKKIKKCKKEPTSPTKINDPAVADRTAQRIEKKKKKVKKEDSVVEVQESFEVGEEEKEKKKKMVNGCDIINGNGKETKLTDCQEGPEKTSHEKKSKNKTHINEEIVTPVDENIAKEAKKEKNEVHDKKVAKKAKKEQNEVHDKKAAKKAEKEQNEVHDKKVAKKAKKEQNQVHDTNGYHVTDDSLVVKKKMNKKREKEKSECKKKKRKDSETQTKHETVWQQEEADNVLKTTKKQQNKTPHTIAEDNLKHKKKRKKITAEQDETTAKKKKKTAEPKLAGSQVATETPEEVCEPKPKRKKKKNASPDNDKSEDSNKEAAREEKAAKSDAGVEEGETKRKKKGEKAKKRKSSELDTRDETASTKKKKRKVEEPKQEETVDREPSKKRKRKSSVEVGNHLEEVYPDSSMKEKKKEKKKKEEKKKKKKGMKEELDNHVDVPHGDVVFLSEKSGNTDELNINQERRQALQMEVDKASYPQKVAQPSGFGQWSTAQFESSQQQQKFLRLMGGFKKDSQPAAAESPRTANMALGKNGQERLQQGLVEEFERAHSRRVDFNSRGVGLGFCESTKKKFFIDKNLRRSVRFDD from the exons atgaatgaaatgtgcaaA acgaaTTCCGATGAAGTGCTCTTTATTTCTGAAACGATTGCACCTTCAGTCCAGATGACTGTTGTCATTGATCAG GCGAAGCGGCTTGCTCTACAACGGGACATTGATCTGGAATCTCTCCCAAAGCAGCTCTCAAAG CTCTCCACGGCTCTTGTGCAAAGACCTGAGGagaagatgaaaatgaaaattgagAATCTGACACATGAGAATGTTGAGAAGAAAATCAAGAAATGCAAGAAAGAACCAACCTCACCGACAAAAATTAACGACCCCGCAGTTGCTGACAGGACAGCACAGCGtatagaaaagaaaaagaagaaagtaaaaaaagagGACTCGGTTGTTGAAGTCCAGGAGTCTTTCGAAGTAggtgaggaggagaaagagaaaaagaagaaaatggtgaATGGTTGTGATATAATCAATGGAAATGGCAAAGAAACAAAGCTAACTGACTGTCAAGAAGGACCTGAGAAAACAAGTCATGagaaaaaatcaaagaataaaACTCATATTAACGAGGAAATTGTTACTCCAGTCGATGAGAACATAGCAAAGGaagccaagaaagaaaaaaatgag GTTCATGACAAGAAGGTGGCAAAGAAAGCCAAGAAAGAACAAAATGAGGTTCATGACAAGAAGGCGGCAAAGAAAGCCGAGAAAGAACAAAATGAGGTTCATGACAAGAAGGTGGCAAAGAAAGCCAAGAAAGAACAAAATCAGGTTCATGATACTAATGGTTATCACGTGACTGATGACAGTCTAGTCGTCAAAAAGAAGATGAATAAGAaacgagaaaaagaaaaaagtgagtgtaaaaagaaaaagcggAAAGATAgcgaaacacaaacaaaacatgaaactgTTTGGCAGCAGGAAGAAGCAGACAACGTACTAAAGACAACcaagaaacaacaaaataagacgCCACATACGATTGCAGAGGACAATCTTAAACACAAGAAAAAGCGGAAAAAGATCACAGCGGAACAGGATGAAACAACtgcaaaaaagaagaagaaaaccgcTGAACCGAAATTAGCGGGGAGTCAAGTGGCCACAGAAACACCTGAAGAGGTTTGTGAGCCGAAgccgaagaggaaaaaaaagaagaatgcttcaCCGGACAATGACAAATCTGAGGATTCCAATAAAGAAGCAGCACGGGAAGAAAAAGCCGCAAAGAGTGACGCGGGCGTCGAGGAGGGTGAGACTAaacgaaagaagaaaggagaaaaggcCAAAAAGAGAAAGTCTTCTGAGCTCGACACACGAGACGAGACTGCAtcgacaaagaagaagaaacgaaAAGTAGAAGAGCCGAAACAGGAGGAAACAGTAGACCGGGAaccgagcaaaaaaagaaaaaggaagagtTCTGTTGAGGTAGGGAATCACCTGGAGGAAGTGTATCCTGACTCCAGcatgaaagagaagaagaaagagaagaagaagaaggaggagaagaagaagaagaagaagggaatGAAAGAAGAGTTGGACAATCACGTG GATGTTCCCCACGGGGATGTGGTCTTCTTGTCAGAGAAGAGCGGAAACACTGACGAGCTGAACATCAACCAG GAAAGGCGACAGGCTTTACAGATGGAAGTCGATAAGGCCTCTTACCCTCAAAAGGTGGCACAACCTTCA gggTTTGGTCAGTGGAGCACCGCACAGTTTGAAAGctctcagcagcagcagaagttCCTCAGGTTGATGGGCGGCTTCAAGAAGGACTCGCAGCCAGCTGCGGCTGAAAGCCCGAGAACGGCAAATATGGCACTGGGCAAGAACGGACAAGAGCGTCTGCAGCAAGGACTCGTTGAAGAGTTTGAGCGGGCACACTCGCGCCGAGTAGACTTCAACAGCAGAGGTGTGGGACTTGGGTTTTGTGAATCGACCAAAAAGAAATTCTTTATCGACAAGAATCTACGTCGATCTGTCCGCTTTGATGACTGA